Proteins encoded by one window of Prunus dulcis unplaced genomic scaffold, ALMONDv2, whole genome shotgun sequence:
- the LOC117612743 gene encoding putative disease resistance protein RGA3, with amino-acid sequence MAAEFVLTFAAEGILTKVAALATEQVSLAWGFKGELARLGDSLSLMQNILRDAAEQPTDRGHTVKAWVEKLKNIAQDADDVLDEFQYEVLRRKLELQNHMKKKVLNFFSISNPLAFRLKMARKIKNINQRLADLKSEASLIGLVAKPKDATPQAMVNRETVSSFDTDEKFFGREELLSDIVKTLINSNNQENLSVMPIVGMPGLGKTTLAKKVFNELAIDKSFDKRIWVCVSNDFDVNSILRSILEILNPTNAKIERQEALLKHLHEALAGKRYILILDDVWNEDRTKWNNLMNCLSKLSSQGSTVIVTTRSANVASITETNPYLRRTLGLLQEDKCWSILKNRAFPDDNAPISADLETIGKQIAKKCAGVPLVAKVLGGMLRSKNNTNEWWSIQESEIWKLPEGVDRIMSGELGPTLDG; translated from the exons ATGGCCGCTGAGTTTGTGCTTACTTTTGCTGCCGAGGGAATACTGACCAAGGTAGCTGCACTTGCCACTGAACAAGTCAGTCTTGCTTGGGGATTCAAAGGAGAACTGGCCAGGCTCGGGGATTCATTATCCCTCATGCAAAACATCTTACGTGATGCTGCTGAGCAACCAACAGATCGGGGCCACACCGTCAAAGCTTGGGtggaaaaacttaaaaacatAGCACAAGATGCTGATGATGTGCTGGATGAATTCCAGTATGAAGTTCTTCGACGTAAACTAGAGCTGCAAAACCACATGAAGAAAAAGGTACTCAACTTCTTTTCAATCTCCAATCCCCTTGCCTTTCGCCTTAAAATGGCACGTAAAATTAAGAACATCAACCAACGTTTGGCGGATCTCAAGAGTGAGGCATCTTTGATTGGACTGGTTGCAAAACCAAAAGATGCAACTCCCCAAGCTATGGTAAACAGAGAAACTGTGTCAAGCTTTGATACGGATGAAAAGTTTTTTGGAAGGGAGGAGCTATTGTCCGATATAGTTAAGACCTTGATCAACTCCAACAATCAGGAAAATCTTTCCGTTATGCCCATTGTAGGAATGCCGGGCCTCGGAAAGACAACCTTGGCTAAAAAAGTGTTCAACGAGCTGGCTATAGATAAATCATTTGACAAAAGAATATGGGTGTGTGTATCTAACGATTTTGACGTCAATTCGATTTTAAGAAGTATCTTAGAAATACTTAACCCCACAAATGCCAAGATAGAAAGACAAGAGGCATTGCTTAAACACCTTCACGAAGCGTTGGCAGGAAAGAGATATATTCTTATACTCGATGACGTTTGGAACGAAGATCGTACAAAATGGAACAATTTGATGAATTGTTTGTCAAAACTTAGTTCCCAAGGAAGCACCGTGATTGTCACCACCCGCAGTGCAAATGTTGCATCAATTACGGAAACAAATCCTTATCTTAGGCGTACGTTGGGTTTGCTACAAGAAGATAAATGTTGGTCCATATTGAAGAATAGAGCATTTCCTGATGATAATGCTCCTATAAGTGCAGATCTGGAGACAATTGGAAagcaaattgcaaaaaagtgCGCAGGTGTACCACTAGTGGCAAAG GTTTTGGGAGGTATGTTGCGTTCTAAAAACAATACAAATGAATGGTGGTCAATTCAAGAAAGTGAAATATGGAAATTACCAGAAGGTGTTGATAGAATCATGTCT GGAGAACTTGGTCCAACTCTGGATGGCTGA